The Thioalkalivibrio sulfidiphilus HL-EbGr7 genome includes the window GAGCAGGTAGCCGGCCAGGGTGAGGCCCATCAGCACCAGGGTGAACGCCGCCAGCGCGAAACGCACCAGGCGACGCCGGCGCTCCTGCTGCTCGGTCGCCTCGGACTCCGTCCTCGGTGCCAGCATCTGCCAGGCGAACAGGCCGGACAGGAAGGTCGTCGCCAGCAGACCGATGCGGCCGAACACATCGGGCAGCAGCTCGTTCGGGTGACCGAAGGTCAGGGCCAGGAACGCCGCCATGAGCAGCAACAGCGGCATGTACCAGGTCAGGTGCCGGCGCAGGCGGCGCACCACCAGCGGGTCCCACTGGAAGTGGGCCATGCCGACGCCCTTGCTACTGGAGAACAGCAGGAACAGGTGACCCACCAGCCACCAGAGCGCGGCACCGAACAGCACCACGGCCAACACCTCCACGCCCGGACCGATATCCGGCAGCTGCTGCAGGCGATAACCGGTGGAGGCCAGCAACACCGGCACGGGCAGGACGCGCAGCAGACTCCAGCCCACCGCCTGGAAGGTCAACCCCATGCGATCACTGAAGGGATGCGCGGTCTTCTCCGCGATCTGCGCCAGTTGCTGGTGGGTGCCGCGCCCGCCCAGGAACAGCAGCGCCGCCAGGAGCAGGGTCAGCAGGGTACCCACCGGTGCGCCGAAGATCACCGAGAACAGGGCGCTGTGGATCTCGCGCCAGGCACCGGGGTCCAGCAGGATCAGCGTGGCCGGAAGAATGCGCTTGGCCCACTCCAGCCCGACGGGTTGATGGCTGGGCCACCAGAGCAGCGACTCGCGCAGGACCTCGGTCAACTCGTCCACGCGCTCCACCACGGTGCGCAGCCGCAGCTCGGCATTGCGCAGCTGTTCGGTCAGCTGTTCATCGGATTGCAGCTCGATCTCGATCACCTGGCGCTGCAGGCGCAGGATCTCGAAGCGGGCACGGTCATCGATGAACACCGGCGCCGGCGCCGGCAGTGCGCGCAACTCGTCGCGCACGGTGATATCGCGCAGCCGAGACTGGGCCAGCTCCCGCTCCAGATCGTGCAGCGTGAAACGCAGATCCGCGAGCTTGCGAACCCGCCGCTCCTCTTCCATGAGCAGGCCACCGAGCACATCGGTCAGGCCGCCGATCTCCAGGCGCTCACGGACGCCGGACAGGGTCTGGGTGAGGTCGGCCTCCAGCTGAGTGTAGCGCTCCCGCTCGACCTGCAGCGCACGCACACGGGACTGGACCTGGGCGATACGGTCGATGCGCTTGAGCAGGGCCTCGATCTCGGTGCTGAAGCGTTGCGCGGCCTCGGGTTCGCGCTCCGTCAGGCGCCGGATATCGTCACGCAGGGCGCGCAGTTCCTCACCGGAACGCTCCGCATACTCGGTGGACATCTGGGCGACGCGCTGGGCCAGCCACTGCACCTCGGTCTCCAGGACGCGCAGCTCAAGGCGCAGGATCTCCGTGCGTGGCGCGACCGTCTGCCCGTCCAGTTGCGCCGCGAGCAGGCGCGCCTCTGCCCGCCTCGCCTGGGCCTGCTCCCAGGCGGCCAGGGCATCTGAGAGTGCCGTTTCCTCCAGCGGCCCCCAAGGCATGGCCACAGGGCCGTCCGCGAGCCCCTGGCGCAGGCGCTCCAGCAGTTCCGCCTGGGTACGCGCCTGGGTGTCCAGGCGCTCCAGGGTCTGGCGCTTCTGTTCCTGCTCCAGCAACACCTGGGCGCGACGCCGCTCCAGGGTCGCGATATCCGCCTCGATGGCGGACAGGCTGGTGTCGTCACCGGTGCGCGGCTGGGTGCCGAGCATCAGGGTGATGCGCTGCACGGCCTCGTCGATGCGCTCTCCCGCTGAGCGGGCCAGTGCCGCCCGTTCCAGGGCGCCGCGCAGACGCTCGGCCCCTTCCGTCTCCAGGTCGATGGCTGCCTGCCACATGCCACGCTCCGCGGAGTCCTCGGCCGTGGCCGCCATGCGCTCGGCAAAGCGCGACGCCGGACTGGCCTCCAGCCAGCCCTCTGCCTGGGTGGTGTCGATCATCTCCGCCATCTGCACCAGGCGCGGGCGGTTGTCCTGGAGCGTGGCGCGCAGCTCCAGCAGCTGCTGGGGCGAAACCGCCGGCATGGCAGGGCCAACGGCCCCGTTCATGTCCTGTGCCGTGGCGAACGCGAACCAGGGCAGCAGAACGGCTAGGATCAGGAGACGTTGCAAGGTCTTCGACGGGAGGCGCATGTGAGGGTGGCGGCGTCAGGATTGGGGTGATCGGCCGATCGGATTCCCGGGGCGGAAAGGAGGAAGCGCTCATGGATCAATCGTGTGATGAAGATCCATAGCATAGTCCGGCACAGATTGGCGCGAAATGCCCTCAGGCAGGCAATGTGATGGGGTCGTTGTCCTGGGGGCTATCAGGGCATGTGCCCCGCCAGCGCAGTCACTTGTCTTTGGCGGCGTCGTGCTGAATGAATCGCCGGGAGCGATTCATTCAGCACGACGGGGTAAGGCGCATGGAAGCGCCGAACAAGCCTGACCTACGCCAGGGATCTTAAGTGCGGTCCGGCTTGCGCTGTTCCAGGCCGAGGTACAGGGCGGAGTAGTCTTCCTCGCCGTGCCCTGCGGCCATGACCCGTTCCAGGTTCTCCCGCACCGGCGCCAGCAGGCCCGCGTCCACACCCGCCTCACGGGCAGCCAGGGCCACCAGGTTCACGTCCTTGAGCATGTGCTTCACGGGGAAGTTGGGGTTGGAGAAATCCGCCTTGAGCATGCGTTCCAGCTTCTTGTCAAAGGTGGGCGCATAGAGGGCGCTCTCGCGCAGCATGTCCATGAACAGATCCACGGAGACCCCTTCGCGTCGGATCAGGGCGAGGCTCAGGGAGAAGGCGGTGGTGAGACTGGCGATCAGCTGGTTGAAGGCGAGCTTGAGCGCCGCCGCCTGGCCCACCCCGCCCACGTGCACCGGGTTCGGTCCGAAGGCAGTGAACACCTCTCGCCATTGCTCGAATGCCTCGGCCGAGTCCGCACCCACCATGACCAGCAGGGTCGAGGCCCTGGCCTCCGGAATGCTGCCCAGCACCGGCGCCTCCAGGTACTCGCCGCCCGCCTCGACCACCGCATCGCGCAGGTCACGGCTCTCGTTGGGCGCGATGGTGCCCATCTGGATCACCGTACGTCCGGCAAGCGCTGCGCGTGACGCGTCGGACAACAGGCTCGCCTCGATGGCCGCCCGGTCGCTGAGCATGAGCACCACCACCTCGGAGTCGGTCAGCACCCGGGCCGGCGAGTCGCACCACAGGGCGCCCGCTTCCAGCAGCGGCCGTGCCCGTTCACGGGTGCGGTTGTAGACCCGCAGTTCGTGCCCCGCGCGCAGCAGCGCCTCGCCCATGGGCACACCCATCAGCCCCGTGCCCAGCAGTCCGACCTTTGACATGTAGTTCCCCTAAAACCCGAAATACCTTGGTCCGCAAATGAACGCGAATAAACGCGAATTGATGCTCAAGCGCCGTGCCGCAAGGCCGGCAAAGATTTTGCCACGGACACAACGGAGTTATCTCAATGAAATGAGTTCAGGTCCTTGGGCGTTCGAATCTCTATCATTCCATTTGCGTTCATTCGCGTTCATTCGCGGACCCCATCCCGATCGGCGCCGTGAGGAGATGCGCGCTGTCGCCGGCGCGGCCTTCACGGGCGATGCGCCAGCCCTCGGGCAGTGCGGGCGGCTGGCCGGAGGCGGCGTATTCCACATACACCCGCGCGCCGGGGCGCAGGCAGCGTCCCCGGGCAAGGCCTGCCAGCGCCATGCTCAGCAGGTCGCTGTGAAACGGCGGGTCCAGGAACACCAGATCGAAACCCTCGTCGCAGCGCGCCAGGTAGGCAAGCGCGTCGGCGGCGATGACCTCCACCCGGTCGGCCGCGCCGAGCAGTTGCACCTGCTCGCGCAGGTGAGCCGCCACCCGCGGCGCCGCCTCCACCATCACCACCCGCGCCGCGCCCCGGGAGGCGGCCTCGAAACCGAGCCCGCCGGCGCCGGCGAACAGATCCAGGCAGCGGGCCCCGGGCACGATGCCCTGCAGCCAGTTGAACAGGGTCTCGCGCACCCGATCCGGCGTCGGCCGCAGCCCCGGCGCCGAAGGCACCGCGAGCCGCCGTCCGCGCCATTCCCCGGCGACGATACGCAAACGCCCCGGAGCACCGGGGCGTGGCTGGCTGGTGCGGCGTTGTTTCATGATGAGACAAGACCTCGTTCGCCGCAGAGGCGCGAAGACGCGGAGGAAAAAACAACTGGACAGGATTTACATGATTGACATGATTTCAAGGCAGAAGCTTCAAGGCCAATGGATCAAATCCTGTTAATCATGTAAATCCTGTCAGATCCCTGGATTTCTCTGCGACTCCGCGCCTCTGCGGCAAAACCATCCCCGCGCTTCAGCCCTCACCACCCACGATCACCGTGACCATGCGCTCCGGATCGAGGCGGCGCTGGAAGGCGTCGCGGATGGTCCGTTCATTCACGGACTCCACGCGTTCATTGAAACGGTCCAGGTAATCCAGGGGCAGGCCGTAGAAGCCCATCATCGCCAGGTTGTCCATCATGGCGCTGTTGGAGGCGATGCGCAGGGGGAAGCCGCCGGTGATGTTGAGCCTGGAGGCGCGCAGTTCGGTGCTGCTGGGGCCTTTCTCGCGGTACTCGGCGAGGATCTCCTGCATCACCTGGCGGGCCTCGTCGGCCTGGGCCACCTGGGTCTGTACGCCCATGATGAAGGGACCGTCCGCCTCCATGGGCATGAAGTAGCTGTACACGCTGTAGGCCAGGCCCCGGCGGCCACGCACCTCCTCGAACAGCCGCGAGGTGAAGCCGCCACCGCCGAGCACGTGGTTGCCCACGAACAGGGGGAAATAGTCCTCATCGCCACGGCGCATGCCCGGCTGGCCGATGAGCACGTGGGCCTGGGCCGAGGGGAAGGGCACGTGGATGGTGCGGGACTCCGTCAGGGGAGGCACCTCCGGCAACGGGGCCGCGGCACTGCCCTCGGGCAGCGCGGCGGCGATGCGCCCGGCGATGGCCTCGGCCTGGGCACGGTCGATGCCGCCCACCAGCACCAGCACGCCGTTGCGCGCCACGTAGAACTCCCGGTGGAAGCCCACCACCTGTTCCCGGGTGATGGCGCGCACGCCGGCCTCGGTGCCCAGGGGCACGTTGGCGTAGGGGTGATCACCGAACACCGCCTCGAAGAAGCTGCGCTGAGCCACCGAACCGGGTCGCTGGGCCTCGGCATCCAGGGCCACCAGGGTCTGGCGCCGGCCGCGCTCAAGATCCCTTTCCGGGAAGCGCGGATCGCCCAGCACGGTGGTGAAGGTGTCCAGGGCCGTCTCCAGCCAGTCGGCCTCCGTGAGCGTGCGCAGGCTCAGGTGTGCCATATCGCGCAGGGCATCCGAACCGAACTGCGCACCCACGGATTCGAAACGCTCGGCGATGGTGTCCGCGTCCCAGTCGCCGGCACCGGTGTTCAGCAGCCCGTTGGTGAGCCGCGCGAGACCCGGGGCGTCCCCGTCCCGGGCGCTGCCGGCGCGAAACACCACGCGCAGGTCCAGCATGGGCAGTGCCGGCGCGGGCATGAAGTAGACCTTGAGCCCGTTGTCGGTCTCCCAGTGTTCGATGGCCGGGTTGGCGTGAACCGGCGCGATGAGCAGCAACGCCAGGAGAATGCCGATCAGGATGCGCATGGATCCGAGTTGTTTCATGGATATACCTTGTGCTTCGTGCTTTGAGCTTTGTGCTTGGGAACTGCTGTCTCTCGTAGGTCGGGCTTCAGCCCGACAGCGGCGTCAGAGGACGCCACACATGTCGGGCTGAAGCCCGATCTACGCGCCTGACACCTCACGCCTGACGGCTTAGCGCAGGTGCCCCTCGAAAGTGCTCGGCGGGTTGTCCGGGTCGATGGGCAGCGGCTCCAGCCAGCCCACGGTGCGCCGGTCCACGTCGAAGTATTTCTGCGCCACCGCCTGCACCTGCTCGGCGGTCACGGCGCGTACGCGCTCGGCGATCTCGTCCAGGGTGCGCCAGCCCAGGCCCACCTTCTCCAGCATGCCGATCTGCATGGCCTGGCCTTCCACGGAATCCAGCCGGTAGACCTCCCGGGCCACCACCTGTGCCTTGACCCGTTCCAGTTCCGCCTCGGAGACCGGTTCGCGCTTGAGCCGCTCCAGGGACTCGGTGAGCGCCGCTTCCAGGTCCGCCAGGCTGGTGCCCTGGGAAGGGGAGGCACTGAGCATGAACAGGGTGTCGAGGCGGTTGAAGGGGCTGTAGCCGGCGCCGGCACCGGCGGCCAGTTCCTGCTCGCGCACCAGGGTGCGCGCCAGGCGCGCGCTCTCGCCGCCGTCCAGGATGCCGGCGGCCACCAGCAGGGCGTAGGGTTCCCAGTCCTCCTCGGCGGTGGGCAGCACCGGCACCTTGTAGCCCATGAGCACCGCCGGCACCCGAGCCGGTGCGCGCACGATGATGCGTCGCTCGCCGAGCTGGCGGGTCTCGGTCCGGGGCTTGATCTCGGGGAGCTCACGGGCCTTGATGGGGCCGAAGTAACGCCGCGCCATGCGATACACCGCATGCGGATCCACGTCGCCCACCACCACCAGGGTGGCGTTGTTGGGCGCGTACCAGCGGTCGTACCAGTCGCGCATGTCGGCGATGGTGTAGTGCTCGATGTCGGTCATCCAGCCGATCACGGGGATGCCGTAGGGGCTGTTCAGCCAGGCGGTGGCGTTGACCTGTTCGAACAGCAGCGCGTTGGGGTTATCCTCGGTGCGCAGGCGCCGCTCCTCCTTGACCACGCGCATCTCCTGCACGAACTCCTCCTCCGGCAGGGTGAGGTTGCGCATGCGGTCGGCCTCGAGCTTGAGCGCGATCTCCAGCCGGCCGGCGGCCAGCAGCTGGTAGTAGGCGGTGTAATCGCGGCTGGTGAAGGCATTCTCCCGACCGCCCTGCTCGGCGATGATGCGCGAGAACTCACCGGCCGGGTAACGCGCCGTGCCCTTGAACATCATGTGTTCCAGGGCGTGGGAGATGCCGGTGATGCCGCCGTGCTCATGGGCTGAACCGACCCCGTACCAGACCTGGGACACCACCACCGGGGCCCGGTTGTCCGGTTTCACCAGGATCTTCATGCCGTTGGAGAGGGTGAATTCGTGCACGCCCTGGGCGGAGGCATTGGCCGGGACATTGGCATGCGCGGCCAGGGGCGCTAGCGCCAGCAGAAGCGTCAGTAGAACAAGGTGGCAAAGCTGTGAGTACTTCATTTCCGCGTGTAGTCCCCGGTGGTAGGATGGGCGCTCTCGTGACTGCATAGACATCCAGGATCCATGTTCGGTTTCAGAAAAAATCGCCCCGAGGGCGAAACCAAGTCCCCGTCGCCTGCGCAAAGCGAGGGCCTATTCTCCCGGCTGCGCAAGGGTTTGTCCAAGACAGGCCAGGCGCTCACCGAGGGCATGGCCACCCTGGTCATGGGCCGCAAGGCCATCGACGACGAGCTGCTGGAGGAGCTGGAGACCCGCCTGCTCATGGCCGACGTGGGCGTGGAGGCCACCCAGCGCATCCTGGACGGACTCACCCGCCGGGTGGCCCGCAAGGAGCTCACCGACGCCGATGCGTTGTTTAAGGCCCTGCACGAGGCCATGACCGAGATCCTGGTCCCCGTGGCACACCCACTGCAGATCGATGCCAGCAAAAAGCCCTTCGTGATCCTGGTGGTGGGCATCAACGGCGCCGGCAAGACCACCACCATCGGCAAGCTGGCCAAGCGCCTGCAGAACGAGGGCCGCTCGGTGATGCTGGCCGCCGGCGATACCTTCCGCGCCGCCGCCGTGGAACAGCTGCAGGTCTGGGGCGAGCGCAACCGGATCCCGGTCATCACCCAGGGCAAGGGCGCGGATTCGGCCTCGGTGATCTACGACGCCGTGCAGGCCGCCAAGGCCCGGGGCGTGGACGTGCTCATCGCCGACACGGCGGGCCGCCTGCACACCCAGACCAACCTCATGGAAGAAATGAAGAAGG containing:
- a CDS encoding mechanosensitive ion channel domain-containing protein codes for the protein MNGAVGPAMPAVSPQQLLELRATLQDNRPRLVQMAEMIDTTQAEGWLEASPASRFAERMAATAEDSAERGMWQAAIDLETEGAERLRGALERAALARSAGERIDEAVQRITLMLGTQPRTGDDTSLSAIEADIATLERRRAQVLLEQEQKRQTLERLDTQARTQAELLERLRQGLADGPVAMPWGPLEETALSDALAAWEQAQARRAEARLLAAQLDGQTVAPRTEILRLELRVLETEVQWLAQRVAQMSTEYAERSGEELRALRDDIRRLTEREPEAAQRFSTEIEALLKRIDRIAQVQSRVRALQVERERYTQLEADLTQTLSGVRERLEIGGLTDVLGGLLMEEERRVRKLADLRFTLHDLERELAQSRLRDITVRDELRALPAPAPVFIDDRARFEILRLQRQVIEIELQSDEQLTEQLRNAELRLRTVVERVDELTEVLRESLLWWPSHQPVGLEWAKRILPATLILLDPGAWREIHSALFSVIFGAPVGTLLTLLLAALLFLGGRGTHQQLAQIAEKTAHPFSDRMGLTFQAVGWSLLRVLPVPVLLASTGYRLQQLPDIGPGVEVLAVVLFGAALWWLVGHLFLLFSSSKGVGMAHFQWDPLVVRRLRRHLTWYMPLLLLMAAFLALTFGHPNELLPDVFGRIGLLATTFLSGLFAWQMLAPRTESEATEQQERRRRLVRFALAAFTLVLMGLTLAGYLLTVAVLLDRTINTVIVVAAVWLGYSFATRALLLSESRLVLRRMREQREKAAALEGSAAVGEGAVLDMPEPHLSLENINQQTRSLLRVTAGAALVLGLLWVWAEILPALTWLERVTLWSRTIAVGDAEILSRVSLQDFLLAIFLGVIFTLAARNLPGLVEILLSRSTQMDASDRYTVTTLLRYVLAVIAVISVFSLLGLRWSELQWMVAALTLGLGFGLQEVVANFVSGIIMLFERPVRVGDTITIGEYSGTVARIRTRATTIVDWDNREIVVPNKNFITERLINWTLSDTMTRIVIPVGVSYDADVDEVMGTLKTIAEESPLVLKEPAPTVFFLKFGDSALSFELRVYVNAMKDRLITISELHRSIIKSFRDKGIEIAYPQMDIHVRDLPPAKRAGQGHPEPPRPDPQAT
- a CDS encoding NAD(P)-dependent oxidoreductase; protein product: MSKVGLLGTGLMGVPMGEALLRAGHELRVYNRTRERARPLLEAGALWCDSPARVLTDSEVVVLMLSDRAAIEASLLSDASRAALAGRTVIQMGTIAPNESRDLRDAVVEAGGEYLEAPVLGSIPEARASTLLVMVGADSAEAFEQWREVFTAFGPNPVHVGGVGQAAALKLAFNQLIASLTTAFSLSLALIRREGVSVDLFMDMLRESALYAPTFDKKLERMLKADFSNPNFPVKHMLKDVNLVALAAREAGVDAGLLAPVRENLERVMAAGHGEEDYSALYLGLEQRKPDRT
- the rsmD gene encoding 16S rRNA (guanine(966)-N(2))-methyltransferase RsmD → MKQRRTSQPRPGAPGRLRIVAGEWRGRRLAVPSAPGLRPTPDRVRETLFNWLQGIVPGARCLDLFAGAGGLGFEAASRGAARVVMVEAAPRVAAHLREQVQLLGAADRVEVIAADALAYLARCDEGFDLVFLDPPFHSDLLSMALAGLARGRCLRPGARVYVEYAASGQPPALPEGWRIAREGRAGDSAHLLTAPIGMGSANERE
- a CDS encoding M16 family metallopeptidase — translated: MKQLGSMRILIGILLALLLIAPVHANPAIEHWETDNGLKVYFMPAPALPMLDLRVVFRAGSARDGDAPGLARLTNGLLNTGAGDWDADTIAERFESVGAQFGSDALRDMAHLSLRTLTEADWLETALDTFTTVLGDPRFPERDLERGRRQTLVALDAEAQRPGSVAQRSFFEAVFGDHPYANVPLGTEAGVRAITREQVVGFHREFYVARNGVLVLVGGIDRAQAEAIAGRIAAALPEGSAAAPLPEVPPLTESRTIHVPFPSAQAHVLIGQPGMRRGDEDYFPLFVGNHVLGGGGFTSRLFEEVRGRRGLAYSVYSYFMPMEADGPFIMGVQTQVAQADEARQVMQEILAEYREKGPSSTELRASRLNITGGFPLRIASNSAMMDNLAMMGFYGLPLDYLDRFNERVESVNERTIRDAFQRRLDPERMVTVIVGGEG
- a CDS encoding M16 family metallopeptidase, with product MKYSQLCHLVLLTLLLALAPLAAHANVPANASAQGVHEFTLSNGMKILVKPDNRAPVVVSQVWYGVGSAHEHGGITGISHALEHMMFKGTARYPAGEFSRIIAEQGGRENAFTSRDYTAYYQLLAAGRLEIALKLEADRMRNLTLPEEEFVQEMRVVKEERRLRTEDNPNALLFEQVNATAWLNSPYGIPVIGWMTDIEHYTIADMRDWYDRWYAPNNATLVVVGDVDPHAVYRMARRYFGPIKARELPEIKPRTETRQLGERRIIVRAPARVPAVLMGYKVPVLPTAEEDWEPYALLVAAGILDGGESARLARTLVREQELAAGAGAGYSPFNRLDTLFMLSASPSQGTSLADLEAALTESLERLKREPVSEAELERVKAQVVAREVYRLDSVEGQAMQIGMLEKVGLGWRTLDEIAERVRAVTAEQVQAVAQKYFDVDRRTVGWLEPLPIDPDNPPSTFEGHLR
- the ftsY gene encoding signal recognition particle-docking protein FtsY; protein product: MFGFRKNRPEGETKSPSPAQSEGLFSRLRKGLSKTGQALTEGMATLVMGRKAIDDELLEELETRLLMADVGVEATQRILDGLTRRVARKELTDADALFKALHEAMTEILVPVAHPLQIDASKKPFVILVVGINGAGKTTTIGKLAKRLQNEGRSVMLAAGDTFRAAAVEQLQVWGERNRIPVITQGKGADSASVIYDAVQAAKARGVDVLIADTAGRLHTQTNLMEEMKKVRRVIQRLDPDAPHETLLVVDAGTGQNALNQAREFHQAVNLTGLAVTKLDGTAKGGIVFAMAERMGIPIRFIGVGEGIDDLRTFRADDFVKALLSTDEQ